In Clarias gariepinus isolate MV-2021 ecotype Netherlands chromosome 9, CGAR_prim_01v2, whole genome shotgun sequence, a single window of DNA contains:
- the LOC128529659 gene encoding N-alpha-acetyltransferase 80 isoform X1 codes for MQPSFKKCEGDVRASAVRLVPLHKRWDLLEACADLLNAQWKRSIGARLHSLRQSSDSYPTCLVLLEGETLVGHARVSRVLGSRSACVESVVVLEALRGRGYGRVLMEEVERYARNRGFTRLCLTTHDKQYFYAHLGFVLSRPVQNISTLGSLLPMDVLHKFCRTAESEDGEKNMKDNTVIPNGNHPPPKTSSPPLSPTSPPPNPVPLTFPFLPCSLSPPSFSAVLPPPLPSPPPLPPPPPPPSPSCSSSSSHPPPAPALPSSASSAWVPVEQTLEQTPYTDCRGLPIFWMHKNI; via the coding sequence gtgtgaaGGTGACGTTCGCGCTTCGGCTGTTCGTCTCGTCCCTCTCCACAAGCGCTGGGACCTTCTGGAGGCATGCGCAGATCTTCTGAACGCCCAGTGGAAGCGCAGCATCGGAGCCCGGCTCCACTCGCTCCGCCAGTCTAGTGACAGCTACCCAACATGTCTGGTCCTGCTGGAGGGGGAGACGCTGGTCGGACACGCCCGGGTATCCCGAGTGCTAGGCAGCCGCAGTGCATGTGTTGAGTCGGTGGTGGTGCTGGAAGCGCTGCGGGGTCGGGGCTATGGCCGGGTGCTAATGGAGGAAGTGGAGCGCTATGCCCGCAACAGAGGCTTCACCCGGCTCTGCCTCACCACTCACGATAAGCAGTATTTCTACGCCCACCTGGGTTTCGTGCTTTCGCGACCTGTCCAGAACATCAGCACGCTGGGGTCCCTCTTGCCCATGGATGTCCTGCACAAGTTCTGCAGGACAGCTGAGAGTGAAGATGGAGAGAAAAACATGAAGGATAATACTGTGATACCCAACGGTAATCACCCTCCCCCTAAAACTTCATCTCCACCTCTTTCTCCTACTTCTCCTCCACCAAACCCAGTTCCTCTAACTTTTCCTTTTCTCCCTTGCTCCCTTTCTCCTCCTTCTTTTTCAGCAGttctccctcctcctcttcccTCTCCACCAccacttcctcctcctcctcctcctccttctccatcTTGCTCCTCGTCATCTTCTCACCCTCCCCCTGCTCCAGCTCTTCCATCATCTGCATCATCTGCATGGGTTCCTGTTGAACAGACTCTGGAACAGACGCCATACACGGACTGTCGAGGACTGCCTATCTTCTGGATGCACAAGAACATCTGA
- the LOC128529659 gene encoding N-alpha-acetyltransferase 80 isoform X2 gives MCEGDVRASAVRLVPLHKRWDLLEACADLLNAQWKRSIGARLHSLRQSSDSYPTCLVLLEGETLVGHARVSRVLGSRSACVESVVVLEALRGRGYGRVLMEEVERYARNRGFTRLCLTTHDKQYFYAHLGFVLSRPVQNISTLGSLLPMDVLHKFCRTAESEDGEKNMKDNTVIPNGNHPPPKTSSPPLSPTSPPPNPVPLTFPFLPCSLSPPSFSAVLPPPLPSPPPLPPPPPPPSPSCSSSSSHPPPAPALPSSASSAWVPVEQTLEQTPYTDCRGLPIFWMHKNI, from the coding sequence gtgtgaaGGTGACGTTCGCGCTTCGGCTGTTCGTCTCGTCCCTCTCCACAAGCGCTGGGACCTTCTGGAGGCATGCGCAGATCTTCTGAACGCCCAGTGGAAGCGCAGCATCGGAGCCCGGCTCCACTCGCTCCGCCAGTCTAGTGACAGCTACCCAACATGTCTGGTCCTGCTGGAGGGGGAGACGCTGGTCGGACACGCCCGGGTATCCCGAGTGCTAGGCAGCCGCAGTGCATGTGTTGAGTCGGTGGTGGTGCTGGAAGCGCTGCGGGGTCGGGGCTATGGCCGGGTGCTAATGGAGGAAGTGGAGCGCTATGCCCGCAACAGAGGCTTCACCCGGCTCTGCCTCACCACTCACGATAAGCAGTATTTCTACGCCCACCTGGGTTTCGTGCTTTCGCGACCTGTCCAGAACATCAGCACGCTGGGGTCCCTCTTGCCCATGGATGTCCTGCACAAGTTCTGCAGGACAGCTGAGAGTGAAGATGGAGAGAAAAACATGAAGGATAATACTGTGATACCCAACGGTAATCACCCTCCCCCTAAAACTTCATCTCCACCTCTTTCTCCTACTTCTCCTCCACCAAACCCAGTTCCTCTAACTTTTCCTTTTCTCCCTTGCTCCCTTTCTCCTCCTTCTTTTTCAGCAGttctccctcctcctcttcccTCTCCACCAccacttcctcctcctcctcctcctccttctccatcTTGCTCCTCGTCATCTTCTCACCCTCCCCCTGCTCCAGCTCTTCCATCATCTGCATCATCTGCATGGGTTCCTGTTGAACAGACTCTGGAACAGACGCCATACACGGACTGTCGAGGACTGCCTATCTTCTGGATGCACAAGAACATCTGA